From a single Apostichopus japonicus isolate 1M-3 chromosome 12, ASM3797524v1, whole genome shotgun sequence genomic region:
- the LOC139977866 gene encoding uncharacterized protein: MELNITSISDSGSFSYNLLILNATLDMEGYYDCVEGGMTKSSVLLSVEVPPIVTLKIDNGSHVINNGSINVRLNQEIVIQCVAEGGRPLVSLGLEINGNPEVHGIAVNETRNAVISTLYYRPKEGDTVISCTTSGQIAIPDIRRQTSLNIVYMYDATTVLPKQLSSLYTIGIPICSVGVLLACLLVFTCIFLWRKVSRNQRRNQSVISSHPMKVLDKGPSDIDQSINRKGGSTKVYNVANTPLV; encoded by the exons ATGGAACTGAACATTACTTCCATCTCTGATTCTGGTTCATTTTCTTACAATCTCCTCATCCTGAATGCAACTCTAGATATGGAAGGATACTACGACTGCGTGGAAGGAGGAATGACAAAGTCGTCCGTCTTACTTAGTGTGGAAG TTCCTCCAATTGTGACGTTAAAAATTGATAACGGGAGTCACGTTATCAATAATGGTAGCATTAATGTTAGATTGAACCAAGAAATTGTCATCCAATGTGTAGCAGAGGGAGGAAGGCCTCTTGTTTCTCTTGGGTTGGAGATAAATGGCAATCCGGAGGTTCACGGCATCGCAGTAAACGAAACACGAAATGCGGTCATTAGTACACTCTACTATAGACCGAAAGAGGGTGATACAGTGATATCATGCACAACAAGTGGACAAATAGCAATACCAGACATCAGGCGTCAAACTAGTTTAAACATTGTGT ATATGTATGACGCAACCACCGTCTTACCAAAGCAACTATCCAGTCTCTACACTATTGGCATACCCATTTGTTCCGTGGGCGTTCTGTTAGCATGTTTACTTGTGTTCACTTGTATATTTTTATGGAGGAAAG TGTCAAGGAACCAACGAAG AAACCAGAGTGTCATCTCAAGTCATCCAATGAAAGTACTTGATAAAGGACCCTCAGATATCGATCAATCAA TCAATCGAAAAGGAGGAAG CACCAAGGTGTATAATGTTGCTAATACACCCTTGGTATGA